One Clavelina lepadiformis chromosome 1, kaClaLepa1.1, whole genome shotgun sequence genomic region harbors:
- the LOC143470370 gene encoding flavin-containing monooxygenase 5-like isoform X1, translating to MTKRVCIIGAGFSGLTAIKCCLDENLTPVCYEKGNDIGGLWNYQESEKDAACVYKSTIINTSKEMMAFSDFPIPKEFANFMHNKKLMEYARLYATEFNLLDHIQFGVEVLSCALASDHEMTGKWNVRVKSGEGERTEIFDALLVCTGHHATPHYPLHEFPGFEKFGGFTVHSHSYREPKNFEDKRVVVIGIGNSGGDIAVELSKHAQQVFLSTRRGAWVLNRVGPKGVPLDYAFTSRFATMLKDNLPFSWSNYFQESILNNRFDHAKYGLKPKHRFFSQHPMVNDSLPNSILSGSVKMKCNVAEFTENGVVFEDGSSEEVDGVIFATGYTFGFPFFDESIIKVTRNHCKLYKHMWPPALTKANMAVIGGIQPFGAINPISEIQCRWATKVFKGDLLLPSPSSMAEDINQTTYEMNQQFYSSQRHTIQVDYVNYMDTIAEKIGAKPNVIKLFLTDPKLASMVAFAGCTPFQYRLTGPGAWQLARETILSQRYRVDFPLSTRNMEPDKPSGWSWLLVSLVVVFLGWFVLHYLNG from the exons ATGACAAAAAGAGTTTGTATAATTGGTGCTGGTTTCAGTGGGTTGACGGCAATCAAATGTTGTTTGGACGAAAACCTCACGCCTGTGTGTTATGAGAAGGGCAACGACATTGGAG GTTTGTGGAATTACCAGGAGTCTGAGAAGGACGCAGCTTGTGTCTATAAATCAACCATCATCAATACGAGCAAAGAGATGATGGCATTTTCTGACTTCCCGATACCAAAAGAATTTGCTAATTTCATGCACAACAAGAAACTTATGGAATATGCGAGACTCTATGCAACAGA ATTTAATTTGCTGGACCACATCCAGTTTGGGGTTGAAGTGTTGTCCTGTGCACTGGCAAGTGACCATGAGATGACAGGCAAATG GAATGTGCGGGTTAAGAGCGGAGAGGGCGAGAGAACGGAGATATTTGATGCTTTGTTGGTCTGCACTGGCCACCACGCTACCCCCCACTACCCTCTGCATGAATTTCCGG GTTTTGAGAAATTTGGAGGCTTCACCGTGCACAGTCACTCGTACCGTGAGCCGAAAAACTTCGAAGACAAACGCGTCGTTGTTATCGGGATCGGTAACTCAGGCGGTGACATTGCAGTGGAGTTGAGCAAACATGCACAACAG GTTTTCCTGAGCACAAGGAGGGGGGCCTGGGTGTTGAACAGGGTCGGCCCCAAAGGAGTTCCACTCGACTACGCCTTCACATCGAG GTTTGCCACGATGCTGAAGGACAACCTCCCGTTCAGTTGGTCCAACTATTTCCAAGAATCAATCCTCAACAACAGGTTTGATCATGCCAAGTACGGCTTGAAACCGAAGCACAGGTTCTTTTCTCAG CACCCGATGGTCAACGATTCCCTTCCCAACTCCATACTCAGTGGCTCGGTCAAAATGAAATGCAACGTCGCTGAGTTTACAGAGAATGGAGTCGTTTTTGAGGACGGCTCATCTGAGGAGGTGGACGGCGTCATATTCGCGACTGGATACACTTTCGGGTTTCCATTTTTCGATGAATCCATTATAAAG GTGACGAGGAACCATTGCAAGTTGTACAAGCACATGTGGCCCCCAGCCCTGACCAAGGCGAATATGGCTGTTATCGGGGGGATACAACCTTTCGGGGCAATCAACCCCATTTCGGAAATTCAATGCAGATGGGCTACGAAGGTTTTCAAAG GGGATCTGCTTCTACCATCCCCGTCATCAATGGCTGAGGACATCAACCAAACAACTTATGAGATGAACCAGCAGTTCTACAGCAGCCAGCGCCACACGATACAG GTAGATTACGTCAATTATATGGACACCATCGCAGAGAAGATTGGCGCAAAAccaaatgtcatcaaactttTTCTCACTGACCCTAAGTTGGCATCAATG GTGGCGTTTGCTGGTTGCACACCATTCCAATATCGCCTGACAGGGCCTGGTGCGTGGCAGCTCGCGCGTGAAACCATCCTTAGCCAACGATACAGGGTCGACTTCCCACTTTCAACCAGAAATATGGAACCAGATAAACCATCAGGATGGTCATGGTTGTTGGTGTCATTGGTTGTTGTGTTTTTGGGTTGGTTCGTTCTTCATTATCTTAATGGTTGA
- the LOC143470370 gene encoding flavin-containing monooxygenase 5-like isoform X2 has protein sequence MTKRVCIIGAGFSGLTAIKCCLDENLTPVCYEKGNDIGGLWNYQESEKDAACVYKSTIINTSKEMMAFSDFPIPKEFANFMHNKKLMEYARLYATEFNLLDHIQFGVEVLSCALASDHEMTGKWNVRVKSGEGERTEIFDALLVCTGHHATPHYPLHEFPGFEKFGGFTVHSHSYREPKNFEDKRVVVIGIGNSGGDIAVELSKHAQQVFLSTRRGAWVLNRVGPKGVPLDYAFTSRFATMLKDNLPFSWSNYFQESILNNRFDHAKYGLKPKHRFFSQHPMVNDSLPNSILSGSVKMKCNVAEFTENGVVFEDGSSEEVDGVIFATGYTFGFPFFDESIIKVTRNHCKLYKHMWPPALTKANMAVIGGIQPFGAINPISEIQCRWATKVFKGDLLLPSPSSMAEDINQTTYEMNQQFYSSQRHTIQITSIIWTPSQRRLAQNQMSSNFFSLTLSWHQWWRLLVAHHSNIA, from the exons ATGACAAAAAGAGTTTGTATAATTGGTGCTGGTTTCAGTGGGTTGACGGCAATCAAATGTTGTTTGGACGAAAACCTCACGCCTGTGTGTTATGAGAAGGGCAACGACATTGGAG GTTTGTGGAATTACCAGGAGTCTGAGAAGGACGCAGCTTGTGTCTATAAATCAACCATCATCAATACGAGCAAAGAGATGATGGCATTTTCTGACTTCCCGATACCAAAAGAATTTGCTAATTTCATGCACAACAAGAAACTTATGGAATATGCGAGACTCTATGCAACAGA ATTTAATTTGCTGGACCACATCCAGTTTGGGGTTGAAGTGTTGTCCTGTGCACTGGCAAGTGACCATGAGATGACAGGCAAATG GAATGTGCGGGTTAAGAGCGGAGAGGGCGAGAGAACGGAGATATTTGATGCTTTGTTGGTCTGCACTGGCCACCACGCTACCCCCCACTACCCTCTGCATGAATTTCCGG GTTTTGAGAAATTTGGAGGCTTCACCGTGCACAGTCACTCGTACCGTGAGCCGAAAAACTTCGAAGACAAACGCGTCGTTGTTATCGGGATCGGTAACTCAGGCGGTGACATTGCAGTGGAGTTGAGCAAACATGCACAACAG GTTTTCCTGAGCACAAGGAGGGGGGCCTGGGTGTTGAACAGGGTCGGCCCCAAAGGAGTTCCACTCGACTACGCCTTCACATCGAG GTTTGCCACGATGCTGAAGGACAACCTCCCGTTCAGTTGGTCCAACTATTTCCAAGAATCAATCCTCAACAACAGGTTTGATCATGCCAAGTACGGCTTGAAACCGAAGCACAGGTTCTTTTCTCAG CACCCGATGGTCAACGATTCCCTTCCCAACTCCATACTCAGTGGCTCGGTCAAAATGAAATGCAACGTCGCTGAGTTTACAGAGAATGGAGTCGTTTTTGAGGACGGCTCATCTGAGGAGGTGGACGGCGTCATATTCGCGACTGGATACACTTTCGGGTTTCCATTTTTCGATGAATCCATTATAAAG GTGACGAGGAACCATTGCAAGTTGTACAAGCACATGTGGCCCCCAGCCCTGACCAAGGCGAATATGGCTGTTATCGGGGGGATACAACCTTTCGGGGCAATCAACCCCATTTCGGAAATTCAATGCAGATGGGCTACGAAGGTTTTCAAAG GGGATCTGCTTCTACCATCCCCGTCATCAATGGCTGAGGACATCAACCAAACAACTTATGAGATGAACCAGCAGTTCTACAGCAGCCAGCGCCACACGATACAG ATTACGTCAATTATATGGACACCATCGCAGAGAAGATTGGCGCAAAAccaaatgtcatcaaactttTTCTCACTGACCCTAAGTTGGCATCAATG GTGGCGTTTGCTGGTTGCACACCATTCCAATATCGCCTGA
- the LOC143448774 gene encoding leucine-rich melanocyte differentiation-associated protein-like, protein MSDDKWQDRELENFSAKLRHLSYTGHDCKCIPDFILGKNSGQIRQLNLGHNNINILNYLDSFNKLEELNLDNNEIDDVTVFPPIETLTSLSLNNNRLTNLKRLVHKLSRSYPALVYLSLLGNLACPNELSSDSYNELDYQRYRCYVSCHMKALRFLDWRPITDAERLKGRELFQLASSNEVDPHPLATPYSPLPKTDEPSSSEESRAVAGKIRYKYVELKSEGNRFIKNNDL, encoded by the coding sequence ATGTCCGATGACAAGTGGCAGGATAGGGAGTTGGAaaatttttctgcaaaacttCGACATCTCTCCTATACTGGGCATGACTGCAAATGCATCCCTGACTTTATTCTGGGGAAGAACTCGGGTCAAATACGACAATTGAACTTGGGTCATAACAACATCAACATCTTAAATTACCTCGACTCGTTCAACAAACTGGAAGAACTCAACTTGGACAACAATGAGATCGATGATGTCACTGTATTTCCACCAATAGAAACTCTGACGTCTCTTTCTTTAAACAATAATCGACTTACAAATCTGAAACGTCTCGTGCACAAGCTGTCAAGGTCGTACCCGGCTCTGGTGTACCTCAGTCTTCTCGGCAATCTCGCTTGTCCCAACGAGCTGTCGAGTGACTCGTACAATGAACTTGACTACCAGCGATATCGATGTTACGTGTCTTGCCACATGAAAGCGCTTCGTTTTCTCGACTGGCGGCCAATCACAGACGCGGAAAGGTTGAAAGGTCGCGAGTTGTTTCAACTCGCATCAAGCAATGAGGTGGATCCCCACCCCCTTGCAACCCCGTATTCTCCTCTCCCGAAGACGGACGAACCATCGAGCAGCGAAGAAAGCCGAGCAGTTGCCGGCAAGATTCGTTACAAATATGTTGAATTGAAGTCTGAAGGAAATCGTTTCATCAAAAACAATGACCTTTAA
- the LOC143465446 gene encoding flavin-containing monooxygenase 5-like — translation MTKRVCIIGAGFSGLTAIKCCLDENLTPVCYEKGNDIGGLWNYQESEKDAACVYKSTIINTSKEMMAFSDFPIPKEFANFMHNKKLMEYARLYATEFNLLDHIQFGVEVLSCALASDHEMTGKWNVRVKSGEGERTEIFDALLVCTGHHATPHYPLHEFPGFEKFGGFTVHSHSYREPKNFEDKRVVVIGIGNSGGDIAVELSKHAQQVFLSTRRGAWVLNRVGPKGVPLDYAFTSRFATMLKDNLPFSWSNYFQESILNNRFDHAKYGLKPKHRFFSQHPMVNDSLPNSILSGSVKMKCNVAEFTENGVVFEDGSSEEVDGVIFATGYTFGFPFFDESIIKVTRNHCKLYKHMWPPALTKANMAVIGGIQPFGAINPISEIQCRWATKVFKGDLLLPSPSSMAEDINQTTYEMNQQFYSSQRHTIQVDYVNYMDTIAEKIGAKPNVIKLFLTDPKLASMVAFAGCTPFQYRLTGPGAWQLARETILNQRYRVDFPLSTRNMEPDKPSGWSWLLVSLVVVFLGWFVLHYLNG, via the exons ATGACAAAAAGAGTTTGTATAATTGGTGCTGGTTTCAGTGGGTTGACGGCAATCAAATGTTGTTTGGACGAAAACCTCACGCCTGTGTGTTATGAGAAGGGCAACGACATTGGAG GTTTGTGGAATTACCAGGAGTCTGAGAAGGACGCAGCTTGTGTCTATAAATCAACCATCATCAACACGAGCAAAGAGATGATGGCGTTTTCTGACTTCCCGATACCAAAAGAATTTGCTAATTTCATGCACAACAAGAAACTTATGGAATATGCGAGACTCTATGCAACAGA ATTTAATTTGCTGGACCACATCCAGTTTGGGGTTGAAGTGTTGTCCTGTGCACTGGCAAGTGACCATGAGATGACAGGCAAATG GAATGTGCGGGTTAAGAGCGGAGAGGGCGAGAGAACGGAGATATTTGATGCTTTGTTGGTCTGCACTGGCCACCACGCTACCCCCCACTACCCTCTGCATGAATTTCCGG GTTTTGAGAAATTTGGAGGCTTCACCGTGCACAGTCACTCGTACCGTGAGCCGAAAAACTTCGAAGACAAACGCGTCGTTGTTATCGGGATCGGTAACTCAGGCGGTGACATTGCAGTGGAGTTGAGCAAACATGCACAACAG GTTTTCCTGAGCACAAGGAGAGGGGCCTGGGTGTTGAACAGGGTCGGCCCCAAAGGAGTTCCACTCGACTACGCCTTCACATCGAG GTTTGCCACGATGCTGAAGGACAACCTCCCGTTCAGTTGGTCCAACTATTTCCAAGAATCAATCCTCAACAACAGGTTTGATCATGCCAAGTACGGCTTGAAACCGAAGCACAGGTTCTTTTCTCAG CACCCGATGGTCAACGATTCCCTTCCCAACTCCATACTCAGTGGTTCGGTCAAAATGAAATGCAACGTCGCTGAGTTTACAGAGAATGGAGTCGTTTTTGAGGACGGCTCATCTGAGGAGGTGGACGGCGTCATATTCGCGACTGGATACACTTTCGGGTTTCCATTTTTCGATGAATCCATTATAAAG GTGACGAGGAACCATTGCAAGTTGTACAAGCACATGTGGCCCCCAGCCCTGACCAAGGCGAATATGGCTGTTATCGGGGGGATACAACCTTTCGGGGCAATCAACCCCATTTCGGAAATACAATGCAGATGGGCTACAAAGGTTTTCAAAG GGGATCTGCTTCTACCATCCCCGTCATCAATGGCTGAGGACATCAACCAAACAACTTATGAGATGAACCAACAGTTCTACAGCAGCCAGCGCCACACGATACAG GTTGATTACGTCAATTATATGGACACCATCGCAGAGAAGATTGGCGCAAAAccaaatgtcatcaaactttTTCTCACTGACCCTAAGTTGGCATCAATG GTGGCGTTTGCTGGTTGCACACCATTCCAATATCGCCTGACAGGACCTGGTGCGTGGCAGCTCGCGCGTGAAACCATCCTTAACCAACGATACAGGGTCGACTTCCCACTTTCAACCAGAAATATGGAACCAGATAAACCATCAGGATGGTCATGGTTGTTGGTGTCATTGGTTGTTGTGTTTTTGGGTTGGTTCGTTCTTCATTATCTTAATGGTTGA